The region CCGGTCGGACCCCTTTGGAGCAGAGCCCGGGGACCCCCAGCAACCCACAGACTCAGCTTTGCGCACCCCACTACCCCGTCCATCTACCCCGCCGCCACAATCACTCTCCTGCTCGTGAAGCCGCAGGGGGCTCTACGAAACAGCCGCCCAGCCGAACCGCGGTGGCGGCGCTTGCCCCGCGTTGTCCACCCAGGTCGCAACCGCTGCCATCTGACTCTCGGTCCCGGCGTTGACCGCAGAGGCCGTGGTGTGGCTGGGCTGGGCCTGCCCCCTGGGGCCCGGTAGAACGCTCAGCCCACGCCACACGTTCTCATTCGCACTATTTGTCTCAACAACAGGTAGCAGTTCCGGACACCATGGCCCCCAGCTCGCTGCCGCCTCCAGCCCCTCGATGTTCCCGGGCCTTCACGAGCAgcctccccaggcctcccctAGCGGCGCTCTGAATGGACTCCTGCGTCTGGGGCTCCCCGGAGACATGTACGCGCGACCTGAACCCTTCCCGCCGGGACCTGTGTCCCGCAGCGACGCCCTGGCAGCTGCCGCAGCCCTGCACAGCTACGGGGGCATGAACCTGACCATGAACCTCGCCGCGCCGCACGGTCCCGGCGCCTTCTTCCGCTACATGCGCCAGCCCATCAAACAGGAGCTCATCTGCAAGTGGCTGGCGGCCGACGGCCCCATGCCCCCGCGCCTTTGCTCCAAAACTTTCAGCACCATGCACGAGTTGGTCACGCACGTCACCGTGGAGCACGTCGGAGGCCCTGAGCAGGCCAACCACATCTGCTTCTGGGAGGAGTGTCCGCGCCAGGGCAAGCCCTTTAAAGCCAAATACAAACTTGTAAATCACATCCGCGTgcacacgggcgagaagccctTCCCCTGTCCTTTCCCGGGGTGTGGGAAAGTCTTTGCTAGATCAGAAAATctcaaaatacacaaaagaactcaCACAGGTCAGTATTCGGCACTGTCTGTTTCGTGCGGACCTTCTGGGGGAAAAGGGGCCTTCGAGCTGGATTTCCTCAAGTTCCACCTGGGGGGAGGAGGAATATTTTGGTGTTTCCATGAGCCACgttcataaaatattaattatgccCTTCTATTAGAATCGCAGAAGTTTCCCGAGGCTGTGTGTGGGAAGGATAGTGTGAGATTTCTgctgggccgggggtggggggggggggggagggtgctTGAGTTTCTGTGTGTGCAAATGTGTGGTCCCTGCTTATCGAGTTTTATATTAAGGTACTTTGAAGGGCACTGTTCATCAGAGTCGTAAAGACTTAGGAACAATTTGTTTTCCTGGTCCCTTTGGAATTGTGTGGGGAGTACTCTCCAGTGGTCAGCCTGACAACCTGACTGCCACCTGGACTGAAAGCTCACCAGGCCCTTGGTGCCTTCTTTAGGATTTGGGAGTCTCATGGGCTAACTTTGCCTCTATTTTGAAGCCTTGGCCACCCATACTCCGGGTGTTTCACAGACCCTTTTGCTTTAGCAGAGACCCAAGGAGACTCATCTGCCTTAAATGTCATTTACTGAGCTGTTAAGTGAGATGGGGACATGTGTCAACAACATCTGTTAGTTCTAgttaacagaaagaaaaggagcGAGCTCAAGAGCCTGAAAAGTTGAACTCCACTGGCCAGAAGCATCTCTAATTAATGCAATTGCAAGGA is a window of Ovis aries strain OAR_USU_Benz2616 breed Rambouillet chromosome 1, ARS-UI_Ramb_v3.0, whole genome shotgun sequence DNA encoding:
- the ZIC4 gene encoding LOW QUALITY PROTEIN: zinc finger protein ZIC 4 (The sequence of the model RefSeq protein was modified relative to this genomic sequence to represent the inferred CDS: deleted 1 base in 1 codon), whose amino-acid sequence is MPPFCRNAKLGFLSFLICAGRSLLPLGTDAFWLERIENNKTLWEKAQSQKMRSKTSLVMRKRIRLYRNALKESSSSSGHHGPQLAAASSPSMFPGLHEQPPQASPSGALNGLLRLGLPGDMYARPEPFPPGPVSRSDALAAAAALHSYGGMNLTMNLAAPHGPGAFFRYMRQPIKQELICKWLAADGPMPPRLCSKTFSTMHELVTHVTVEHVGGPEQANHICFWEECPRQGKPFKAKYKLVNHIRVHTGEKPFPCPFPGCGKVFARSENLKIHKRTHTGEKPFRCEFEGCERRFANSSDRKKHSHVHTSDKPYTCKVRGCDKCYTHPSSLRKHMKVHGRSPPPPSSGYDSATPSALVSPSSDFGREPPAASSAAVAARGADLSE